One window from the genome of Salvelinus namaycush isolate Seneca chromosome 19, SaNama_1.0, whole genome shotgun sequence encodes:
- the LOC120064001 gene encoding protocadherin-17-like has translation MDMRLPVIFFLLFWAKARTLKNLNYSVPEEQGPGTVIGNIAKDAGFGPVERGEKSNFRVLENSAPHLIDVDPESGLLFTKQRIDRETLCRRNPKCQLSMEVFANDKEICMIKIDVVDINDNSPGFPSDHINIDISENAAAGTRFPLTIAHDSDSGGNGIKTYQVTRDDYNTFSLDLKLRGEGTIYPELVVQRPLDREDQSHHTLLLTAIDGGEYPRSGSMQINVRVTDSNDNSPVFDKPAYVLELPENSPPGKMLIDLNATDQDEGSNGQVVYSFSGYASDRVQELFSIDPNTGVIKIQGEIDYEENPTIEFDVQAKDLGPNPIPGHCKISVKVLDKNDNWPVISFVSVRQGAISEAAPPESVIALVRVTDKDSGRNGQLQCRVLGNVPFRLQENNDNFYTLLTDRPLDRELKDEYNVTIVARDNGIPSLNYTKSFTVKILDENDNAPRFTKTIYVLQVPENNIPGEYLGSVLAHDPDIGRNGTVSYSILPSHIGDVSVYTYVSVNPTNGAIYASRSFNYEQTKFFEFNVQAKDAGSPHMESSATVRVSVLDVNDNLPVIVLPLLLNDTAEIMIPRNVGLGYIVTTVRAVDHDYGESGRLTYEISEGNEEHLFEMDPVAGEVRTAHAVWEDVAPAVELVVKVTDHGKPPLSAVAKLIIKASTGAMAGGESRASGEQQHWDLSLPLIVTLCIISVMLLAVMTAIAVKSKHQDKEAGNYKCRMAEYSNSNPPVGKGKKKRINKNEIMLVQSEMEERDSVSRMNVVSSPSLITSPICFDYQTTSPLPLTLPRSEVMYLKTTSNSLTVPRAGCHSSFAGLTTETPMNRMSVIQTDNFPSEPNYTSNRQPFAQSSSTFKDAERASLRDSGHGDSDQADSDQDTNKGSHCDTSAREAIKMKATAVNGQPLEQGPEQSVHCTDECRALGHSDRCWMPKLRVGSQADSDDNRTNLFIPVGMEAMVETEIYGSLNRSAARRTLSTFGKEQRDSIILVANVKPYLKSQRGLSPLLQECSSVSSSPTKGDTPLDSPTKGPREEMGRVGEGGSDSSAYGPPDGQCSPPHTELEDPSYLSCDLSPKSLSNSLIHSSGIRSGIISQECGGMECVNLDQRDSGN, from the exons ATGGATATGCGTCTTCCTGTCATCTTTTTCCTTCTCTTTTGGGCTAAAGCCCGGACTCTGAAAAATCTCAATTATTCCGTTCCAGAGGAGCAGGGACCTGGAACTGTTATCGGAAACATTGCTAAGGATGCCGGATTTGGaccggtggagagaggggaaaaatcTAACTTTAGAGTTCTGGAGAATTCTGCTCCACATCTCATTGATGTGGACCCAGAGAGTGGGCTTCTTTTTACCAAACAGCGAATTGACAGGGAGACATTGTGCAGACGCAACCCCAAGTGTCAGCTCTCCATGGAAGTGTTTGCCAACGACAAGGAAATATGCATGATCAAGATTGATGTAGTGGATATAAACGACAACTCGCCAGGTTTTCCCTCAGATCACATCAATATTGATATTTCAGAGAATGCAGCTGCTGGGACACGTTTCCCTCTAACAATTGCGCATGACTCAGATTCTGGGGGAAACGGAATAAAGACTTATCAGGTCACCAGAGATGATTACAATACATTTTCTTTGGACTTGAAATTGAGGGGCGAGGGAACCATCTATCCTGAATTGGTAGTTCAGCGACCTCTAGATAGGGAGGATCAGTCCCATCATACCCTCCTTTTGACAGCCATTGATGGAGGGGAGTATCCAAGATCAGGGTCCATGCAAATCAATGTGAGAGTTACTGATTCAAATGATAATAGCCCAGTATTTGACAAACCCGCCTATGTGCTGGAGCTCCCTGAAAACTCACCACCTGGGAAAATGCTGATAGATCTGAATGCAACAGACCAAGATGAGGGCAGCAATGGACAGGTAGTCTATTCTTTCAGTGGATATGCATCTGATAGAGTCCAGGAGTTGTTTTCTATTGACCCCAACACAGGTGTAATAAAGATTCAGGGAGAAATTGACTATGAAGAGAATCCAACCATTGAATTTGACGTGCAGGCCAAGGATCTGGGGCCTAACCCCATCCCTGGCCATTGTAAGATTTCAGTCAAAGTGCTTGACAAGAATGATAATTGGCCTGTCATAAGTTTTGTCTCAGTCCGTCAGGGAGCTATCAGTGAGGCAGCGCCTCCAGAATCTGTCATCGCCCTGGTGAGAGTCACTGATAAGGATTCTGGGAGAAATGGCCAGCTCCAATGCAGAGTGCTTGGCAATGTACCATTCAGGCTGCAGGAAAACAATGATAATTTTTACACTCTGCTCACAGACAGACCTCTAGACAGGGAACTGAAAGACGAATATAACGTGACTATAGTGGCCAGAGACAACGGAATACCTTCGTTGAATTACACCAAATCGTTCACAGTGAAAATCTTAGATGAGAATGATAATGCACCACGTTTCACCAAGACCATCTATGTGCTCCAGGTGCCTGAGAACAACATCCCAGGGGAGTACTTAGGCTCAGTTCTGGCTCATGATCCAGATATAGGTCGGAATGGAACTGTGTCTTACTCCATTTTGCCATCGCACATCGGAGACGTGTCAGTTTACACCTACGTGTCTGTCAATCCTACCAACGGAGCCATATACGCCTCAAGGTCTTTCAACTACGAACAAACTAAGTTCTTTGAGTTCAATGTTCAAGCTAAAGACGCAGGGTCTCCTCATATGGAGAGCAGTGCCACAGTCAGGGTCAGTGTGCTTGACGTCAATGACAATCTACCAGTTATCGTATTACCCCTCCTGCTAAATGACACTGCAGAAATCATGATCCCTAGAAATGTAGGCCTGGGGTACATAGTGACCACGGTAAGAGCAGTCGACCACGACTACGGCGAGAGTGGTCGTCTGACCTACGAGATCTCTGAGGGTAACGAGGAGCACCTGTTTGAGATGGACCCTGTGGCCGGCGAGGTCAGGACTGCCCATGCTGTGTGGGAGGATGTGGCCCCAGCTGTAGAGCTGGTAGTGAAGGTAACCGATCACGGCAAGCCCCCACTTTCTGCTGTGGCCAAGCTGATCATTAAGGCCAGCACAGGAGCCATGGCAGGAGGGGAGTCCAGGGCTAGCGGGGAGCAGCAGCACTGGGACTTGTCCCTGCCCCTCATCGTCACCCTTTGCATCATCTCTGTCATGCTGCTGGCTGTCATGACTGCCATCGCCGTTAAGTCCAAGCATCAAGATAAGGAGGCTGGGAATTATAAGTGCCGCATGGCTGAGTACTCCAACTCCAATCCCCCAGTGGGGAAGGGCAAGAAGAAAAGGATCAACAAGAATGAAATCATGCTGGTGCAGAgcgagatggaggagagggactCTGTGAGCAGGATGAACGTGGTGAGCAGCCCGTCTCTCATCACCTCACCTATCTGTTTCGACTACCAGACGACCAGCCCCCTGCCTCTCACGCTGCCCAGGTCAGAGGTCATGTACCTGAAAACCACCTCCAACAGCCTGACGGTGCCTCGGGCTGGCTGTCACTCAAGCTTCGCGGGGCTTACCACAGAGACTCCTATGAATAGAATGTCAGTGATACAG ACGGATAATTTTCCCTCGGAGCCCAATTATACGTCCAACAGGCAGCCATTTGCTCAAAG CAGCTCAACATTTAAGGATGCAGAGCGAGCGAGCCTCCGAGACAGTGGCCATGGTGATAGTGACCAGGCTGATAGTGACCAGGATACTAATAAAGGCTCCCACTGCGACACGTCTGCCAGGGAGGCCATCAAGATGAAAGCCACAGCGGTTAATGGCCAGCCTCTCGAGCAGG GTCCTGAACA ATCTGTTCACTGCACAGATGAATGTCGTGCACTGGGCCATTCTGACAGATGCTGGATGCCAAAGTTACGTGTAGGAAGCCAAGCAGACAGCGACGATAATCGCACCAACCTTTTCATCCCAGTGGGAATGGAGGCCATGGTGGAGACAGAGATTTATGGCAGCCTCAACCGCAGTGCAGCCAGAAGAACCCTCAGCACGTTCGGGAAGGAGCAGCGGGACAGCATCATCCTAGTAGCCAACGTCAAACCCTACTTAAAGTCTCAGCGCGGCCTCAGTCCCCTGCTGCAGGAGTGCTCCTCCGTGTCCAGCAGCCCCACCAAGGGGGACACACCCCTGGACTCCCCAACCAAAGGGCCcagggaggagatggggagggtCGGGGAGGGGGGCTCAGACAGCAGTGCCTACGGACCCCCAGATGGCCAGTGTTCACCACCCCATACGGAACTGGAGGATCCGTCGTACCTGTCCTGCGACCTCAGTCCCAAGTCCCTGTCCAACAGCCTTATCCACAGCTCTGGGATCAGATCTGGGATCATCAGCCAGGAATGTGGGGGGATGGAGTGCGTCAATCTGGACCAGCGGGACTCTGGGAACTAA